From Hydractinia symbiolongicarpus strain clone_291-10 chromosome 11, HSymV2.1, whole genome shotgun sequence, the proteins below share one genomic window:
- the LOC130614569 gene encoding probable ATP-dependent RNA helicase DDX27 isoform X2 gives MADFLHGTKTINSDEELSLDDEEEVEKEESHMKGKKKKKTKIPSDFNNEFNMVFEKSDGSDMWRIHGDIKSKAKGLVSSEILEEKIKAKRRERKINTLKENKDSENNEHEKESVVKKENEEIQESDDEDDVDFSESENESEPERENGDFFEQAPKQVKHESFVQMNLSRPLLKALNTLGFLHPTPIQLSTIPLALLGKDICACATTGSGKTAAFMLPILERLLFKPKQSSVSRVLVLVPTRELAIQVHSVSLSLAKHTNVQICIATGGLDSKTQEANLRKSPDIIIATPGRLIDHLHNAPSFDLQTIEILVLDEADRMLEEHFKDQMKELIRLCPRGRQTMLFSATMTDEVEELASLSLNRPVKLFVDHNTDVAKSLHQEFVRIRENREADRLAIVTALCCRSFNDHTLIFLQTKRLAHRLRIILGLFGLKAAELHGDLTQLQRIEALEKYKNNDVDILVATDLAARGLDIAGVKTVISYNMPTTIKSYIHRVGRTARAGKVGKSITLVGEKERKMLKEVVKNAHVPVKNRIISQEVVLKYKQKLEELEKDIKDLLKQEEEEKELRIAEMQATRAHNLIVHRDKILSRPARTFIKTTKDKNTKEKKSKNSVISAEDRKIAKEQEFQKRTMKRERKPKRIRACDENDNPKTKTKDIVDGETRRLLS, from the exons ATGGCTGACTTTCTTCATGGAACAAAAACCATTAATTCCGACGAAGAGCTTAGTCTTGACGATGAGGAGGAAGTAGAGAAAGAAGAATCACATATGAAA ggtaaaaaaaagaagaagacaaAGATTCCATctgattttaacaatgaatttAATATGGTATTTGAGAAATCTGATGGTTCAGATATGTGGCGAATCCATGGTGATATCAAAAGTAAAGCAAAGGGATTG gtATCATCTGAAATtctagaagaaaaaataaaagcaaaacgtCGTGAAAGAAAG atcaaTACACtaaaggaaaataaagacaGTGAGAATAATGAGCATG AAAAGGAATCggtagtaaaaaaagaaaatgaagaaatacAAGAATCAGACGATGAAGATGATGTTGATTTTAGCGAAAGTGAAAATGAAAGTGAG CCAGAAAGAGAAAATGGTGATTTTTTTGAACAAGCTCCAAAACAAGTTAAACACGAAAGCTTTGTACAGATGAATCTATCCCGGCCATTGTTGAAG gcTCTAAATACACTTGGTTTTTTACATCCAACACCAATTCAGTTATCTACAATACCATTAGCTTTACTTGGGAAAGACATTTGTGCGTGTGCTACCACTGGTTCTG GTAAAACTGCTGCTTTTATGCTACCCATACTTGAACGCTTACTATTTAAACCAAAACAATCTAGTGTAAGCAGGGTACTTGTGTTAGTGCCAACAAGAGAGTTAGCTATACAG GTTCATTCAGTAAGCTTATCTCTTGCAAAACATACAAATGTACAGATATGTATTGCCACTG GTGGGCTAGATTCCAAAACACAGGAAGCTAACCTGCGAAAGTCACCGGATATTATCATTGCTACACCTGGTCGATTGATTGACCACTTACATAATGCACCTTCCTTTGATCTTCAGACGATTGAAATACTGGTTCTAGATGAAGCTGACAG AATGTTAGAGGAACACTTTAAAGATCAAATGAAAGAGTTGATTCGATTATGTCCTAGAGGTCGACAAACAATGCTGTTTTCAGCTACTATGACAGATGAG GTAGAAGAATTGGCTTCACTGTCACTGAATCGACCTGTCAAGTTGTTTGTTGATCATAATACAGACGTGGCGAAGAGTTTACACCAAGAGTTTGTACGAATCAGAGAAAACAGAGAAGCTGATAGACTGGCAATTGTAACAG cTTTGTGCTGCCGTTCTTTTAATGATCACACCTTAATCTTTCTACAAACCAAACGGTTAGCTCACAGACTGCGCATTATTCTGGGTTTGTTTGGTTTAAAAGCTGCAGAACTTCATGGCGATCTAACACAATTACAG CGTATAGAAGcgcttgaaaaatataaaaacaacgaTGTTGATATTCTTGTCGCAACAGATCTTGCTGCAAGAGGGTTGGACATCGCTGGTGTTAAAACG GTTATATCATATAACATGCCGACCACTATAAAAAGTTATATCCATCGGGTAGGAAGAACAGCTCGAGCTGGGAAGGTTGGGAA aTCAATAACTTTAGTCGGTGAGAAGGAACGTAAAATGTTGAAGGAGGTTGTCAAAAATGCGCATGTTCCTGTTAAAAACAGAATTATATCACAAG AAGTTGTGCTTAAATACAAACAGAAACTGGAAGAATTGGAGAAAGACATCAAAGATTTGTTAAagcaagaagaagaagaaaaggag TTGCGTATTGCAGAAATGCAAGCCACCAGAGCTCATAATTTAATTGTACATCGAGATAAAATTCTGAGTCGTCCAGCTCGAACATTCATCAAAACTACAAAAGACAAAAATA CCaaagagaaaaaatcaaaaaattcg GTCATATCAGCGGAAGACAGAAAAATTGCAAAAGAACAAGAATTTCAGAAACGTACTATGAAACGCGAGAGAAAACCGAAACGTATTCGTGCATGTGACGAAAACGATAATCCGAAAACGAAAACTAAAG ATATCGTAGACGGTGAAACCCGACGCCTGCTATCATAA
- the LOC130614569 gene encoding probable ATP-dependent RNA helicase DDX27 isoform X1, whose amino-acid sequence MADFLHGTKTINSDEELSLDDEEEVEKEESHMKGKKKKKTKIPSDFNNEFNMVFEKSDGSDMWRIHGDIKSKAKGLVSSEILEEKIKAKRRERKINTLKENKDSENNEHEKESVVKKENEEIQESDDEDDVDFSESENESEPERENGDFFEQAPKQVKHESFVQMNLSRPLLKALNTLGFLHPTPIQLSTIPLALLGKDICACATTGSGKTAAFMLPILERLLFKPKQSSVSRVLVLVPTRELAIQVHSVSLSLAKHTNVQICIATGGLDSKTQEANLRKSPDIIIATPGRLIDHLHNAPSFDLQTIEILVLDEADRMLEEHFKDQMKELIRLCPRGRQTMLFSATMTDEVEELASLSLNRPVKLFVDHNTDVAKSLHQEFVRIRENREADRLAIVTALCCRSFNDHTLIFLQTKRLAHRLRIILGLFGLKAAELHGDLTQLQRIEALEKYKNNDVDILVATDLAARGLDIAGVKTVISYNMPTTIKSYIHRVGRTARAGKVGKSITLVGEKERKMLKEVVKNAHVPVKNRIISQEVVLKYKQKLEELEKDIKDLLKQEEEEKELRIAEMQATRAHNLIVHRDKILSRPARTFIKTTKDKNTKEKKSKNSVISAEDRKIAKEQEFQKRTMKRERKPKRIRACDENDNPKTKTKGSKKAKLVPAKTSFSKELTDTSRRGLKALRSTEHIPKKKKVAGGFKSKNKYRRR is encoded by the exons ATGGCTGACTTTCTTCATGGAACAAAAACCATTAATTCCGACGAAGAGCTTAGTCTTGACGATGAGGAGGAAGTAGAGAAAGAAGAATCACATATGAAA ggtaaaaaaaagaagaagacaaAGATTCCATctgattttaacaatgaatttAATATGGTATTTGAGAAATCTGATGGTTCAGATATGTGGCGAATCCATGGTGATATCAAAAGTAAAGCAAAGGGATTG gtATCATCTGAAATtctagaagaaaaaataaaagcaaaacgtCGTGAAAGAAAG atcaaTACACtaaaggaaaataaagacaGTGAGAATAATGAGCATG AAAAGGAATCggtagtaaaaaaagaaaatgaagaaatacAAGAATCAGACGATGAAGATGATGTTGATTTTAGCGAAAGTGAAAATGAAAGTGAG CCAGAAAGAGAAAATGGTGATTTTTTTGAACAAGCTCCAAAACAAGTTAAACACGAAAGCTTTGTACAGATGAATCTATCCCGGCCATTGTTGAAG gcTCTAAATACACTTGGTTTTTTACATCCAACACCAATTCAGTTATCTACAATACCATTAGCTTTACTTGGGAAAGACATTTGTGCGTGTGCTACCACTGGTTCTG GTAAAACTGCTGCTTTTATGCTACCCATACTTGAACGCTTACTATTTAAACCAAAACAATCTAGTGTAAGCAGGGTACTTGTGTTAGTGCCAACAAGAGAGTTAGCTATACAG GTTCATTCAGTAAGCTTATCTCTTGCAAAACATACAAATGTACAGATATGTATTGCCACTG GTGGGCTAGATTCCAAAACACAGGAAGCTAACCTGCGAAAGTCACCGGATATTATCATTGCTACACCTGGTCGATTGATTGACCACTTACATAATGCACCTTCCTTTGATCTTCAGACGATTGAAATACTGGTTCTAGATGAAGCTGACAG AATGTTAGAGGAACACTTTAAAGATCAAATGAAAGAGTTGATTCGATTATGTCCTAGAGGTCGACAAACAATGCTGTTTTCAGCTACTATGACAGATGAG GTAGAAGAATTGGCTTCACTGTCACTGAATCGACCTGTCAAGTTGTTTGTTGATCATAATACAGACGTGGCGAAGAGTTTACACCAAGAGTTTGTACGAATCAGAGAAAACAGAGAAGCTGATAGACTGGCAATTGTAACAG cTTTGTGCTGCCGTTCTTTTAATGATCACACCTTAATCTTTCTACAAACCAAACGGTTAGCTCACAGACTGCGCATTATTCTGGGTTTGTTTGGTTTAAAAGCTGCAGAACTTCATGGCGATCTAACACAATTACAG CGTATAGAAGcgcttgaaaaatataaaaacaacgaTGTTGATATTCTTGTCGCAACAGATCTTGCTGCAAGAGGGTTGGACATCGCTGGTGTTAAAACG GTTATATCATATAACATGCCGACCACTATAAAAAGTTATATCCATCGGGTAGGAAGAACAGCTCGAGCTGGGAAGGTTGGGAA aTCAATAACTTTAGTCGGTGAGAAGGAACGTAAAATGTTGAAGGAGGTTGTCAAAAATGCGCATGTTCCTGTTAAAAACAGAATTATATCACAAG AAGTTGTGCTTAAATACAAACAGAAACTGGAAGAATTGGAGAAAGACATCAAAGATTTGTTAAagcaagaagaagaagaaaaggag TTGCGTATTGCAGAAATGCAAGCCACCAGAGCTCATAATTTAATTGTACATCGAGATAAAATTCTGAGTCGTCCAGCTCGAACATTCATCAAAACTACAAAAGACAAAAATA CCaaagagaaaaaatcaaaaaattcg GTCATATCAGCGGAAGACAGAAAAATTGCAAAAGAACAAGAATTTCAGAAACGTACTATGAAACGCGAGAGAAAACCGAAACGTATTCGTGCATGTGACGAAAACGATAATCCGAAAACGAAAACTAAAG GTTCAAAGAAAGCAAAACTTGTTCCCGCCAAAACTTCATTTTCAAAAGAACTAACAGACACAAGTCGACGTGGTTTGAAAGCACTACGTAGCACGGAACATATtcccaaaaagaaaaaagtggccGGTggctttaaatcaaaaaataa ATATCGTAGACGGTGA